Part of the Cupriavidus basilensis genome is shown below.
CCACCGCTGGCGGTCATGCCGACATCAGCGTGCTCAAGCGTTTCACGGTTGCGGCAGGCGAACGGATATCCATGTTCGCGCAGAAGCTCGGCATCAAGCTGTTTGCGGCAAAGGGCAAAGTCGAGATCCAGGCTCAGAGCGACGAGATGCGCCTGCTGTCGGACAAGAACATGACGATCAGCAGTGCAAACGGGCGCGTCGTGATCGAGGCCAGGGAGGAACTGCTGCTCAAGTGTGGCGGCTCCTATCTTCGCCTGTCGTCTACGGGCATCGAGGACGGCACGCGCGGGGACCGGACCATCAAGTCGGCTGCGTTCAGCCGTCAGGGGCCCACGTCACTGGCTCAGCATATGAATAGTCTTGCGACGACGGCGTTTAACGATCCCTACGTCCTTCGGAACAAGGTCACTGGCGAAGTGCTCAAGCATCAGTCCTACGAGATCGTGCGTGAAGACGGCACTCGTATCAAGGGCATGACCGATGCCATGGGTCGGACCGCACTGCAGAATAGCCACGATGTCGAAACCGTCGTGATTCGCGTGTTGGACAACCGGGGGGCCTCGGCATGATACCCGAAGGCACTCTCTTCCTCGGCGGAGCTGGGGCAGTTCACGGCCGACCGTATCGAGGTGACGCTTCTCATGCGGTGATGGAGGTGCGCCATGGCCGTTGATTTTTCGCTGCTTCCCGCTGAGGAACCGGCATCGCATCCCCCGCCCTCGCGGCTCGCCTGGACCGTTGCCTTCTTCCTGATGGTCCTGGCCGGCTTGTTTGCCGTGCTCTTCTTCTGGCCGAAGGACATGCCCACCCATTCATGGAGGTTCTGGGCATCTCTCGTCCTGTTCCCGGTGGGTATCCCTGCATGGATCGTGTTGCGCCGGTACAGCGTCTATGAGGGCCGAAAACTGGACACAGCGCTGCACAATGAAGCGGTTCAGGCCTTCAACGAGAGCGTGTTCAGCGCGGCAAGCATTCCACTGTCGGTGATCGCCGCCGCTCACCGGTTCTCGGCAGATCGCGAACAAAGTGCCACGGAAGCGGTCAGGCAGGGCAGCGTTGCCCTGCGCACGCAGGCCCCGATCGCGCGGGACGGCGAGCCTGTCAAAGCCCGCTGGCTCGTCGTGCCCGGCATGAAGGTTACGTCCGGCACGATGGAAGATGACCGCAACCGTCGTCGCGACGTGATGACGTGGCTGTTTGGTGAGCTGCTCGATCAACTATCGCCACGCATTCAGGCACTCCCTGTCCGAGTCCCGCTGACGGTGCGCCTCTGCCTATCAAACGGGCTCACTCGCGAGGAGAACGAGGCGCTATGGCAGGCGTGTTGGCATGCGCGGTCGCTTCGAAAGGCGGAGCCGGCCCCGGCCACGGAGCCCCCGGCGGACCTCATGATGATCGACAGCTGGCTGGACGAGATCCTTGGAGGCGAAAACCTGCACGTCATGCTGATCGTCGCCGCGCAGCTGCATCCATTGCTTGCGGGGACGCCGCCGCCGGGCACGGCGGAAGCTGGCGCGGCGTTGCTGCTGGCGCCGCAGACGCCGGCATTCAAGCACGGGATGCAACGCATAGCCCATCTGCACCGCCCGGTGCAAGGCTTGCTCGAACTGCCAGGTGACGCGCTTTCCCACGCCATGCAGTGGGCCGGCGTACCTGCGCAGCAAATCGCCGGCGGCTGGCAAACCGGCCTTGATGCGACGCAAACCGGCGTATTGCGCGAGCCGTCAAAGCAGCTTGGCCTGACAGCGCGCCCTACCGATCTCGATCAAGCCGTCGGGTACGCCGGCGCTGCCGCCCCCTGGCTGGCGGCGGCCTGTGCAGCTTCGTCGCTTGGCGAATCAAGCGGCGCGCAAATCGTACTCGCGGGTCAGGAAAAACACCTCCATTGCGCAATATTGAAGCACGCAAACCATGAAGACAACGCGCGCTGATCTTCAGGTGGAGGATCGTGTGACGGGCCCCGGACTGGCACGTCATTCCAGCGCTTCGCCAACCAAGCAGACCCAGGAGCAGGCCTATGAGCAGCAGCACCCCTGACGTGAATCCGCTCGCACAAGACCATGAAGACGCAACGGTCCCCGACGCCGGGCACGGAAGTGACGACGTCGTCCGGCTTGCCGGTGGGTTCGACCTGGATGGCGTGGCCTGCGCGCGCGCAGTGCTCACGCCGGATAGCGACCAGCGTCGCAAGGAAATAAGCTTTGATCCACGTTCGCCCATTCCGGTCATCTTCCTGCCTGGCGTGATGGGCTCGCTGCTGGCCAACAAGGACACCGGTGAAGAAGTGTGGTACCCGCCCAATATGGATGGCTTTTTTTCGGGTGCTGCGGGTCTGGTTTCTGTTATTGCAGGCTGGTTCGCCAGCGCCGCCGGGCGCGCCAGGCGCTTCGACCCGATCCCGGCCGTGGTTGATCCCCGCGGTCCGGTCAAAGTAGGCAACAGCGGCTTGAGCGAGAAGGAGGCAAGGCGACGGGGCTGGAGCACGGTGCACCGCTGGAGTTATCAGGGCACGCTGGCCTGGCTGGAGTACACGCTCAACCACCCCATGCTCGATGGCAAGCTCCATGGCGAATGGGCGCACGGCGATGCAGAGGGCAAGAAGGCCGCGCTGAAAGCCGTGCTTGGCACGCACCCATCCGATTACGGCGCCCATGGTCCTGGCGGACCGATTGACGCGTGCTCCGACGTGTTCAAGTCACTGGTCGGCTACCGCTATCCCGTCTACGCCATTGGCTACAACTTCCTGCAATCGAATGAGATCTCGGGCCAGCAAGTGCTGGACGGCATGGATTTCAAGGATCCCGAAAGCCAGGAGGTCACGCGCATCATGGGCATCCGGGAGATCTGCCGGGAAAACCGGACGGACAAGGCCATCATCATCACGCACTCGATGGGCGGCCTGGTGGCGCGCATGGCCTCGCAACTCTGCGGCGGCGCCAACGACATGCTCGGCGTGATCCACGGCGCGCAACCCGCCACCGGGGCGCCGCTGTTTGCCAAACGGTTCCGCACGGGGGGAGAGGGTTTCACCAACGAGAGCCTGATGGGCCGCGACGCGGCCGAGTTCGTGGCGATTGCCAGTAACGCGGAAGGTCCGATGGAGTTGTCGCCGATGCCGGATTACCACGATTCAGAGCCGTGGTGGATCTTTATGGACAAGGCGGGTAATGAGCGCATGAGCTTGCCTCATCAAAGCGCGCTGAAGGAGCTCTATACGAGCGATGCGTGGTATGGCTTACTACCCGACAGCTCTTTGCTGGACCCGGCGGGGATCGTGAAGAAGCGGCTGGAAGAAGAGATGGATTCCTCCACTGTGCACGAACATTTTAAAAGAACGATGCGTAATGTGGTGAATCGGCAAGAGAAGCTGATCAACAACTACCACCCCAACACCTATGCGCTGTTCGGAGACGGTGCGCTCAATCCACAACACTCCGCTGGCGCGCAGGAGTCGCCCAAGTGCGAGTTCAGCGAGCCGGAGACGAGCCTGCAAACCTGGGGCAGGGTGGTGTGGCGGGGCGACCTTCCCGCAAGTGTCGGGGAAGCTGAACTAAAAGCCGCCAAGCGGGTGGGCGACGATCAAGAGGGCGTACTCAAGATCGTGGTCGGCGGACGAACTGTCACGCTCACCGTGCAACAACAAGCGGTCGCGCCAAAGCCGGGGGAGAAAGACAACGGCATCATCCCGGGCGATGGCACCGTGCCGGCATGGTCCGCCGCGGCGCAAGGCCGCGGGCTGATCCCGGATCTGTCTGAAAGAAAAACCACGGGCGTGCAGATGGCCTTTGTGCAAGGCGGCTACGAGCATCAGAAGTGCTTCGACCATCCCTGGACGCGCTGGGCCACCCTGTACAGCGTGGCGCAGATCGTGCACAGCATCAGGGCAGCCTCCCAATGAATCCCAATCCGATCCCTTCGCGCGTACTGCGCGCGGCCCTCTTCCTGTCGATCTGCAGCCTGTCCGCCTGCGTGCGGACGGTTACCGTGGAGCCCGTAATGACCAACAACCCCTTGCTTGCTGATTCGCGTCCGTGGTGCATTGGCCGACTTGTGATGGATCGCCCCGCGCGTAGCGGAATCAGCTATGAAAAATACGAGTACTGGGGCAACAAGATTGATATTGCCCGAGATATCAGCCCGGGAACGTTCCGGTACCGAGTCGATACGCGCGAAAACGAGTTGCGAGCCAAGAGACGTACCACCTCCATTTCCTCATACAAGGAAATGCTGGCAAAGGGCTTAAAGTCCATGATCGTGGAGACCGACATTCCTTTGCTGGAGCAAGCCGTCTCGCCCACACCCAGTTCTCGGTTGTTGATTTTCAAGGACCTGGCGGAAGAGGATTACCCTTTCAGCGCCGAGGGCTATGTGTTGGCCGGCAGCAGGATGCTGACCATGAAGTTCGACGTTCAGCGCAGCAGCGGGATACAGAAGGTCACGCAACGCTCAACCGATGTTTACCAAAATATCACTTACCGCGATGACTGGACGGTTCCCACGGAACGCGGCTTTTGCATTCCGGGTGCGCTGATCGGCGGGCCTTCGCGCAACAGCGAACTGGCCGAGCAAACCATCGTCCTGCAACCCGGCCGAGCGTCCGCGTTCGTCCTGAAGATGCGAGATGCGGTGGATGTGGATCAGCAATCGTCGCTGCTCAAGACCCTGCCCGATCTACGCCAGCGGTTGGGCGGGCAAGGCAGCGTCCGGATTCTGCGCGAAGGCAAGCGTCAGGTCGCGGGCATGGAGGCGGAAGAAGTGCTGTTTTCCATCCGGGATGGTGGGAGTCAGCTATACCGCTTCTACCTTCTGGCGCCGGGCAATCCCGATTCAGTAGCGCAGCCGCACACCGAGATCCAACTGAGGCTGGGAAGTGCACTGACGTATGCTGACAAGGATCGCGGCGTGAAGCCGGAAGCCGTGTCTTCGCTCGTCGATGAGGCCGGCGCGATCCAGGCGTGGGATGCGCTGCTCAACAGCATGCATTTGCGCCCCGGGGCCATGTAATGACGAGTGACAGCCAACATCGGGCGTTTCGCAGGGGCGGGCTGCTGGCGGGGTTTTTGCTCGCGTTGAGCTTGTCCGCCTGCGTGCGGACGGTTGCCGTGGAGCCCGTAATGACCAACAACCCCTTGCTTGCCGATCCGCGTCCGTGGTGCATTGGCCGACTTGTGATGGATCGCCCCGCGCGTAGCGGAATCAGCTATGAAAAATACGAGTACTGGGGCGACGACATTGAAATTGCCAGAGATGTCAGCCCGGGAACGTTCCGGCACAAGGTCGATACGCGCGAAAGCGAGTTGCGAGCCAGCAAGCGAATCATATCCGTCCCGCTCACCGATGAGATGATGAGAAAGGGAGACAATGGTCTGCATAAGAGCGATGTTCCCTGGCTGGAGCAAGCCGTCTCGCCCACACCCAATTCTCGGTTGTTGATTTTCAAAACGAAGGTGAGAGAGGATTACCCTTTCAGCGCCGAGGGCTATGTGCTGGCCGGCAGCACGATGCTGACCATGAAGTCCGACGTTCAGCGCAGCAGCGGGATACAGAAATTCACGCAACTCACAACCGATGAATACCAAAACATCACTTACCGCGATGACTGGACGGTTCCGACGGAACGCGGTTTTTGCATTCCGGGTGCGCTGATCGGCGGGCCTTCGCGCAACAGCGAACTGGCCGAGCAAACCATCGTCCTGCAACCCGGCCGAGCGTCCGCGTTCGTCCTGAAGATGCGAGATGCGGTGGATGTGGATCAGCAATCGTCGCTGCTCAAGACCCTGCCCGATCTACGCCAGCGGTTGGGCGGGCAAGGCAGCGTCCGGATTCTGCGCGAAGGCAAGCGTCAGGTCGCGGGCATGGAGGCGGAAGAAGTGCTGTTTTCCATCCGGGATGGTGGGAGTCAGCTATACCGCTTCTACCTTCTGGCGCCGGGCAATCCCGATTCAGTAGCGCAGCCGCACACCGAGATCCAACTGAGGCTGGGAAGTGCACTGACGTATGCTGACAAGGATCGCGGCGTGAAGCCGGAAGCCGTGTCTTCGCTCGTCGATGAGGCCGGCGCGATCCAGGCGTGGGATGCGCTGCTCAACAGCATGCATTTGCGCCCCGGGGCCATGTAATGACGAGTGACAGCCAACATCGGGCGTTTCGCAGGGGCGGGCTGCTGGCGGGGTTTTTGCTCGCGTTGAGCTTGTCCGCCTGCGTGCGGACGGTTGCCGTGGAGCCCGTAATGACCAACAACCCCTTGCTTGCCGATCCGCGTCCGTGGTGCATTGGCCGACTTGTGATGGATCGCCCTGCGCGTAGCGGAATCAGCTACGAGAGGTACGAATACTGGGGCGACAAGATTGATATTGCCAAAGATGTCAGCTTGGGAACGTTCCAGCACGGCGTTGATGTGCGCGAAAGCGAGTTGCGAGCCAACAAGCGAATCTTATCCATCCCGCTCACCGATGAAATGATGAAAAAGGGGGGCAACGGTCTTCATAAGAGCGATGTTCCTTGGCTGGAGCAAGCCGTTTCGCCCACACCCAATTCACGCCTGTTGATTTTTAAAGACCTTGGGAGAGTGGACTACTCCTTTACCGCCGAGGGTTACGTGCTAGCCGGCAGCACGATGCTGACCATGAAGTCCCGCGTTGGTGGCAGTGAGGTACAGAAGTTCACGCAGCTCACAACGGATGTACACAAAAATATCACTTACCGCGATGATTGGACGGTTCCCACGGAACGCGGCTTTTGCATTCCGGGTGCGCTGATCGGCGGGCCTTCGCGCAACAGCGAACTGGCCGAGCAAACTATCGTGCTGCAATCCGACCGACCTTCCGCGTTCGTTATCAAGATGCGCGATGCGGTGGATGTGGATCAGCAATCGTCGCTGCTCAAGACCCTGCCCGATCTCCGCCGGCAGTTGCGCGGGCAAGGCAGCGTCCGGATTCTGCGCGAGGGCAAGCGCCAGGTTGCGGGCATGGAGGCCGAGGAAGTGCTGTTCTCCATCAGGGAAGGTGGGAGTCAGCTATACCGCTTCTACCTTTTGGCGCCGGGCAATCCCGATTCAGTAGCGCAGCCGCACACCGAAATCCAGTTGATGCTGGGGGATGCACTGACCGATGCTGACAAGGATGACGGAGTGAAGCCGGAAGAAGTGTCTTCGCTCGTCGATGAGGCCGGCGCGATCCAGGCGTGGGATGCGCTGCTCAACAGCATGCGTTTGCGACCGGGAGCGATGTGATGCGTCGTCACGGAAAACCGGAGCACTGGATTGACGCCGCCGAGGCTGGCAAACGGCAATCGGTCTGGTATGCAGCGCATCCTTCAAAACCTTTAAAACCGTGAGAGCGGCATAGCAATGAGGCGTTACGACATTTTAAAAGGTGACTCGACAACGGCCGGTGGCATTGTCGAGGGCGGTGACGCCAACGATCGGGTGGGGGGGCGCGAACAAGCTTATGAAGGCGATCCTGTATGGTGCCCGGCCTGCAACTCAATGGGAAGGATTGTGTGTGAGGGGCCGCGTCAGTCGATGAGGGGCGAGGACGGGCGTGAAGCCGCGTTGAGCGATGACCTGTGCGTTTGCCGCTGCACCACGAGTCCGCGCCTTGTGCCATCCCAATACACCTCGTACACGGACGTTTGATGCATCGGGGGGCGCATGCCGTCCGCTTTCATCATCACGAAGCGCTGCTGGTACGGACCATGGGCATTTGCATGAAAAAGTTTGGGAAGCCATGAAGAAACTACGAATGGATCTGCTATCCCTGCTAGTGCTTGCACTCCTCGCAGGCGGAGGCATCGTGATCTGGGGGGAGCGCCTTGGCATCAAGACACCCGAGGAAAGAGGGATTTGGTTGTCTGTGGCGGCATGCTGCACGATGGTGCTGGCCATCATCGTGTCCTTTGACCGCCTGGGCCGCTGGTCGGATGCGATGCGCACGCTTGGGAAATGGCTTCGCATTCGCCGCCCCGAAATGGCTGGCACCACCCAGGCGATCGTGCTCGCCGCGGATGCGCCGGCAAAGGCGGCTTCGAGGGGGGGCGAACCACTTCGCCAAACCTTGAAGCAACAACACGGCCTGCGCTGGCGCTACCGCCAGCCCTGGCTGCTCCTCACCGGCGACGACGCCGCCATCGCCCGGCTCCTGCCCGAACTGGCGGAACAAGGCTGGCTGATCACCCCCGACGCGGTGTTGCTATGGAGCAAGACCGGCAAGGAGGGCTGGCCGGAGGCCGACTGGCTCAAGCAACTCTACCGGCTACGCCGCCGCCGTCCGGTGGATGCGGTGATTTTCACAACGGACAGTGCCACGGATCTGCAGGCGCAGCGCCGCGGCGCCCATCCCGATGGAATGCGCCTGGCGCGCATCGCCGAGTTGCTGCGCTGGTCCGCCCCGGTCTACCTGCTGGATGTGGCGCAGGCGAGAACGGTGGCCCACGGCCTCATGCCGGTCATCGGTTGCGAGCTGCCGCGCCAGGCGGACGCGGATGCCATCGAGGGCGCGTTGCGCACGCTGCGCGAGCAGCTGGCGCAGCGCCTCGTCGTGCAACTGAAGGACGGCAACCGCGACCGCTATATGGGGGAGCTTTCCCAGCGGCTCGACACCCGCGGCAAGGCGCTCGCCGACTGGATCGCCGGATGGGGGGGCCGGCAGCGCTGGCGCATCGCCGTGGACGGCATCGTCTTTGCGCCGTATCCCCGGCCGGTCGCCGGTGACGCGGACGTGCAGAGCAGCATCGACCTGCCGCTGTGGCACTACCTGGGCGAAGCCGCCCGCCGCCGGCCGGGGCGGCGCGTTGGCTGGCACCCGGTCACGGTGTCTGCCATCGTGGGCCTGACGGCCATCGGCTTGTGGAGCGCCGGCATGCTGATGTCCGGCGTGGTGAACAGCCGGGACATGCACGCCGCCCGGCAATCCGTGGACGACTTCCAGTCGGCGCCCAACCCGGCTGCGCGCCTGCGCGCGCTCATCGCCTTGCAGCAGCAGATCGAGCGCTACGAGTACCGCACCCAGCATCACGCGCCGCTCGCGACCCGCTTTGGCCTGAATCGCGATCCGGCGGTCCTCGCCGCGCTGTGGAAGCCTTACGCGCAGGCCAGCCGCGAGTTGCTGGTCGCGCCCGTGCAGCGGGATCTGGAGGCGTCGCTGGTGGATCTCGCGCAACTGCGCACCACGGTGCTGGACGCGGCCACCAACCGGGTGGCGCTGAGCGGCCACCAGGCGCTCAAGACCTATCTGATGCTGGCCAACCCCGAGCGCGCCGAGCCGGCCTTCCTGGCCCCGCAGCTGGTGCGGCATTGGTCCACCGATGCCAGGATCACCCCGGGCGAGCGGCAGGATCTTGCCGAGCGCTTGCTCACCTTCTATGCGGAGCACCTGAAGTCCAACCCGGCCGGACGCATCGAGCCGCGGCCTGAGCTGGTCGCCGGCGCGCGCCAGACGCTGCTGGCCGTGATCGGGGAGCGCAATGCCGAGGACACCATCTACCGGGGCGTGATCCAGGCCTTTGGCGAGAGCGCTGGCAGCAAGTATCCGGACCAGACCCTGGCGGCGCTGACCGCCGGCACCGATCCCCGGGGGCTGGTGCGAGCTGCCGCCATCGTGCCCGGGGTCTTCACCCGCCAGGCCTATGAGGGCTATGTGGCGCCCGCGATCGAGCTGGCCGCCAGGCGCACGGAGATCGCCAATGACTGGGTGCTGACCGACGGCAAGCCACTGCAGCAGCAAGCCGCGAGCCGTTCGGCCGAAGCGCTGCAGGCGGCCCTGACCGAGCAATACTTTGCCGACTACGCCGAGCGCTGGCAGGACTTCATGAACAGCCTGCAATGGGAGGCCGCGCCGACCCTGCCGGCTGCGATCGCGCAGCTCAAGCTGATGGCCGATGCGCGCCAGTCGCCGGTGATCGCGCTGATGAAGTCGCTCGAATACCAGGGCGGGGCCGGTGCCCGCAAGGACTCGCTGTCCGACACGCTGGTGGCCAGGACGCAGGATCTGCTGGGCAAGAAGCCGGCGGGGCCCGAGGTGGCGAAGCCCGACGCGGCGGGGCCGCTGGGCGC
Proteins encoded:
- a CDS encoding esterase/lipase family protein, with product MSSSTPDVNPLAQDHEDATVPDAGHGSDDVVRLAGGFDLDGVACARAVLTPDSDQRRKEISFDPRSPIPVIFLPGVMGSLLANKDTGEEVWYPPNMDGFFSGAAGLVSVIAGWFASAAGRARRFDPIPAVVDPRGPVKVGNSGLSEKEARRRGWSTVHRWSYQGTLAWLEYTLNHPMLDGKLHGEWAHGDAEGKKAALKAVLGTHPSDYGAHGPGGPIDACSDVFKSLVGYRYPVYAIGYNFLQSNEISGQQVLDGMDFKDPESQEVTRIMGIREICRENRTDKAIIITHSMGGLVARMASQLCGGANDMLGVIHGAQPATGAPLFAKRFRTGGEGFTNESLMGRDAAEFVAIASNAEGPMELSPMPDYHDSEPWWIFMDKAGNERMSLPHQSALKELYTSDAWYGLLPDSSLLDPAGIVKKRLEEEMDSSTVHEHFKRTMRNVVNRQEKLINNYHPNTYALFGDGALNPQHSAGAQESPKCEFSEPETSLQTWGRVVWRGDLPASVGEAELKAAKRVGDDQEGVLKIVVGGRTVTLTVQQQAVAPKPGEKDNGIIPGDGTVPAWSAAAQGRGLIPDLSERKTTGVQMAFVQGGYEHQKCFDHPWTRWATLYSVAQIVHSIRAASQ
- a CDS encoding T6SS immunity protein Tli4 family protein — translated: MNPNPIPSRVLRAALFLSICSLSACVRTVTVEPVMTNNPLLADSRPWCIGRLVMDRPARSGISYEKYEYWGNKIDIARDISPGTFRYRVDTRENELRAKRRTTSISSYKEMLAKGLKSMIVETDIPLLEQAVSPTPSSRLLIFKDLAEEDYPFSAEGYVLAGSRMLTMKFDVQRSSGIQKVTQRSTDVYQNITYRDDWTVPTERGFCIPGALIGGPSRNSELAEQTIVLQPGRASAFVLKMRDAVDVDQQSSLLKTLPDLRQRLGGQGSVRILREGKRQVAGMEAEEVLFSIRDGGSQLYRFYLLAPGNPDSVAQPHTEIQLRLGSALTYADKDRGVKPEAVSSLVDEAGAIQAWDALLNSMHLRPGAM
- a CDS encoding T6SS immunity protein Tli4 family protein, whose product is MTNNPLLADPRPWCIGRLVMDRPARSGISYEKYEYWGDDIEIARDVSPGTFRHKVDTRESELRASKRIISVPLTDEMMRKGDNGLHKSDVPWLEQAVSPTPNSRLLIFKTKVREDYPFSAEGYVLAGSTMLTMKSDVQRSSGIQKFTQLTTDEYQNITYRDDWTVPTERGFCIPGALIGGPSRNSELAEQTIVLQPGRASAFVLKMRDAVDVDQQSSLLKTLPDLRQRLGGQGSVRILREGKRQVAGMEAEEVLFSIRDGGSQLYRFYLLAPGNPDSVAQPHTEIQLRLGSALTYADKDRGVKPEAVSSLVDEAGAIQAWDALLNSMHLRPGAM
- a CDS encoding T6SS immunity protein Tli4 family protein, producing the protein MTNNPLLADPRPWCIGRLVMDRPARSGISYERYEYWGDKIDIAKDVSLGTFQHGVDVRESELRANKRILSIPLTDEMMKKGGNGLHKSDVPWLEQAVSPTPNSRLLIFKDLGRVDYSFTAEGYVLAGSTMLTMKSRVGGSEVQKFTQLTTDVHKNITYRDDWTVPTERGFCIPGALIGGPSRNSELAEQTIVLQSDRPSAFVIKMRDAVDVDQQSSLLKTLPDLRRQLRGQGSVRILREGKRQVAGMEAEEVLFSIREGGSQLYRFYLLAPGNPDSVAQPHTEIQLMLGDALTDADKDDGVKPEEVSSLVDEAGAIQAWDALLNSMRLRPGAM
- a CDS encoding PAAR domain-containing protein, whose product is MRRYDILKGDSTTAGGIVEGGDANDRVGGREQAYEGDPVWCPACNSMGRIVCEGPRQSMRGEDGREAALSDDLCVCRCTTSPRLVPSQYTSYTDV
- a CDS encoding ImcF-related family protein, yielding MDLLSLLVLALLAGGGIVIWGERLGIKTPEERGIWLSVAACCTMVLAIIVSFDRLGRWSDAMRTLGKWLRIRRPEMAGTTQAIVLAADAPAKAASRGGEPLRQTLKQQHGLRWRYRQPWLLLTGDDAAIARLLPELAEQGWLITPDAVLLWSKTGKEGWPEADWLKQLYRLRRRRPVDAVIFTTDSATDLQAQRRGAHPDGMRLARIAELLRWSAPVYLLDVAQARTVAHGLMPVIGCELPRQADADAIEGALRTLREQLAQRLVVQLKDGNRDRYMGELSQRLDTRGKALADWIAGWGGRQRWRIAVDGIVFAPYPRPVAGDADVQSSIDLPLWHYLGEAARRRPGRRVGWHPVTVSAIVGLTAIGLWSAGMLMSGVVNSRDMHAARQSVDDFQSAPNPAARLRALIALQQQIERYEYRTQHHAPLATRFGLNRDPAVLAALWKPYAQASRELLVAPVQRDLEASLVDLAQLRTTVLDAATNRVALSGHQALKTYLMLANPERAEPAFLAPQLVRHWSTDARITPGERQDLAERLLTFYAEHLKSNPAGRIEPRPELVAGARQTLLAVIGERNAEDTIYRGVIQAFGESAGSKYPDQTLAALTAGTDPRGLVRAAAIVPGVFTRQAYEGYVAPAIELAARRTEIANDWVLTDGKPLQQQAASRSAEALQAALTEQYFADYAERWQDFMNSLQWEAAPTLPAAIAQLKLMADARQSPVIALMKSLEYQGGAGARKDSLSDTLVARTQDLLGKKPAGPEVAKPDAAGPLGAAFGPVLRLVAQGQLGTNAGTHAGASGDLSLQRFLDRATALRLRLQQVGNSADADAQARQMAQALFQGKGSELADTHAYAQLMAASLGSQWAGMGETLFVRPIAQATQTVLQPAQASLNDAWRQSIAMTWSRSFAGRYPFADTANDASLVELARFLRPHSGLIGSFLGTQLAGVLELQGDQWLPAATGGQAQSFDPAFLNAINTLQRLAAHLLAQGEPQYRFAFRPIPTPGLIDTLLTLDGQTLHYYNQRETWQAMTWPGKTLQDPGTRLQWQTERAGTSKSYEFGGRWGLVRMLERAHIEPVDSANYQLTWQARPEELDGMDGQEALEGPKAGAERQADAHGRTFAEDPDSLTARSAQAPVAADVTYPVRYLMRTEVGQGPLEMLALRGFVLPTRIFVGREPQAAARAVPGPRR